In Trichomycterus rosablanca isolate fTriRos1 chromosome 25, fTriRos1.hap1, whole genome shotgun sequence, the sequence AGATAGTAAAAACAGATATGAGAGGGACTTGAGACGGTTATCAAATCAGCTAGGAACTTCAAGGGCTGAGTTTGACATAAGGATGGGAACAGGTGAGACTGGCCATGAAGAGCCAAAATGTACTAGAACTGGTAGCTGTCTTACTGACACAGAACCTTTTGAGCAGTGACACTTTGTTGATTCAATATGTCGATGACTTACTAATTGCTTGTACTTCTAAAGAGCTCTGTTTACAGGATACTGTTACCATTCTTACTCATCTGGCGAACTTAGGATACAAAGTCAACAAAGCCAAACTGCAGATATGCCGACCTGTCGTGACATTTCTAGGACAGAGGGTTTCCAGAAAGGGTCACTCCCTGACTGCTGACACCAGAGGTTGCATCCTGAATCACCCGAAGCCAACTACCGTAAGTCACCTTCTGTCTTTTCTTGGCTTGACAGGTTATTCCAGGAATTACATTCCTAATTACTCAGGCTTGGAAACCTAACAGCCAAAGTAGAGTGGACCAAGCCCCTTGAGGCTGcttttattgaattaaaacaGCAACTGACCTTAGCCAGTGACCTACAACAACCAAAATACTCTGACCCTTTCTATTTGGATGTTTCTGAAAAGAATGGCATTATTAATGCAGTTCTTTTTCAGAAAAGGGGCAGTGGTGTCAGAGCTGTACTCTTGTACCATAGCTCAAGATTGGACCCTGTGGTAACAGGTCAACCAGGTTGTGTCAGATACCTAGCAGCATTGTCCACAGCAATTACCAAAACAGCACATTTGGTCATGTGTCATCCTTATCCTCTTTTTGTCAATACAAGTCATGGTGTGACTGCATTTTTGATTTCCACAGCCTTTACCCTGTCAAGAGCAAGAAAAGACAGAATCAATAGTATTCTCACTCAACCTCATATCTCATACACTACAGGGAAAATGGTGAACATGACTGAAGGTCTGAATTCCGACCCTGATGCAGAACCACATTGCTGTgagcaaattacacaaaaactgttGAAGTGTAGGGAAGATTTGGAAGACACTCCTTTAGAGGACCCTGACCTGACTCTATTCTGTGACGGATGCTGTTACAAAGGGGACAAGGGACTTGTAGCCTCATATGCAGTAGTCAAGCAGACTAATGAGGGTTTCATCCCTGTGGACTCAGGAATCATTGAACAACCAGCGTCTGCCCAATTGGCTGAGTTAGTAGCAATCACCAAAGCATTGGAGAAAGCTGCTGATCAAACAGTTAACATCTACACAGACTCAGCTTATGCCCATTCTGCGTTGCATCTAGATGGGCCGCAGTGGATAAGGAGAGGACTAGTGACTGCACAAGGGACACCCATCAAGAATGCAACAcagatttttcagctgttgaaAGCAGTAAACAAACCAAAGAGAGtggctaaaaacttgcaatgctactgaggtttttgctatgctgtattttcCAATGGTAtattggcatggataaaatcagtgttttttttaggtattaaaaggtaacagtttgaaaataaaaattgtattgtgtaatgtgggtttttcttgagacaataaaacgtgttttagagaaatttgttaaatattttaaaagctattgaagtttaaaaatagctaaaaacttgcaatgctactgaggtttttgctatgctgtgtattccaatggtattttggcatggatgaaatcagttttttttaggtattaaaaaataaacgtttaaaaataaaaactgtagtgtgtaatgtggtttttcttgagacattaaaacgtgtttcaaaaaaatttggtaaatattttaaaagctattgaagtttaaaaatagctaaaaacttgcaatgctactgaggtttttgctatgctgtatattccaattgtattttggcatggataaaatcagtgttttttttaggcattaaagaataaaagtttaaaaataaaaactgtagtgtgtaatgtgggtttttcttgagacattaaaacgtgtttcaatgaaatttggtaaatatttcaaaagctattgaagtttcaaaatagctaaaaacttgcaatgctactgaggtttttgctatgctgtgtattccaattgtattttggcatggataaaatcagtttttctttagttattaaagaataaaagtttaaaaataaaaactgtagtgtgtaatgtgggtttttcttgagacattaaaacgtgtttcaatgaaatttggtaaatatttcaaaagctattgaagtttcaaaatagctaaaaacttgcaatgctactgaggtttttgctatgctgtgtattccaatggtattttggcatggataaaatcagtttttctttagttattaaagaataaaagtttaaaaataaaaactgtagtgtgtaatgtggtttttcttgattaataaaacgtgttttagagaaatttggtaaattttgtaaaagctattgaagtttcaaaatagctaaaaacttgcaatgctactgaggtttttgctatgctgtgtattccaatggtattttggcatggataaaatcagttttttctttagtattaaagaataaaagtttaaaaataaaaattgtagtgtgtaatgtgggtttttcttgatacaataaaacgtgttttagagaaatttggtaaatattttaaaagctattgaactttcaaaataagtaaaaacttgcaatgctactgaggtttttacaatgctgtatattccaatggtattttggcatggataaaatcagtttttgctttagtattaaagaataaaagtttaaaaataaaaactgtagtgtgtaatgtgggtttttcttgagacattaaaacgtgtttcaatgaaatttggtaaatatttcaaaagctattgaagtttcaaaatagctaaaaacttgcaatgctactgaggtttttgctatgctgtgtattccaatggtattttggcatggataaaatcagtttttctttagttattaaagaataaaagtttaaaaataaaaactgtagtgtgtaatgtggtttttcttgattaataaaacgtgttttagagaaatttggtaaattttgtaaaagctattgaagtttcaaaatagctaaaaacttgcaatgctactgaggtttttgctatgctgtgtattccaatggtattttggcatggataaaatcagtttttgctttagtattaaagaataaaagtttaaaaataaaaattgtagtgtgtaatgtgggtttttcttgatacaataaaacgtgttttagagaaatttggtaaatattttaaaagctattgaactttcaaaataagtaaaaacttgcaatgctactgaggtttttgcaatgctgtatattccaatggtattttggcatggataaaatcagtttttgctttagtattaaagaataaaagtttaaaaataaaaattgtagtgtgtaatgtgggtttttcttgatacaataaaatgtgtttcaaagaaatttggtaaatattttaaaagctattgaactttcaaaataagtaaaaacttgcaatgctactgaggtttttgcaatgctgtatattccaatggtattttggcatggataaaatcagtttttgctttagtattaaagaataaaagtttaaaaataaaaattgtagtgtgtaatgtgggtttttcttgagaccataaaacgtgttttagagaaatttggtaaatattttaaaagctattgaactttcaaaataagtaaaaacttgcaatgctactgaggtttttgcaatgctgtatattccaatggtattttggcatggataaaatcagtttttgctttagtattaaagaataaaagtttaaaaataaaaattgtactgtgtattgtggatttttcttgatacaataaaacgtgttttagagaaatttggtaaatattgtaaaagctattgaagtttcaaaatagctataaacttgcaatgctactgaggtttttgctatgctgtatattccaatggtattttggcatggataaaatcagtttttgctttagtattaaagaataaaagtttaaaaataaaaactgtagtgtgtaatgtggatttttcttgatacaataaaacgtgttttagagaaatttggtaaatattgtaaaagctattgaagtttcaaaatagctataaacttgcaatgctactgaggtttttgctatgctgtatattccaatggtattttggcatggatgaaatcagttttttctttagtattaaagaataaaagtttaaaaataaaaattgtagtgtgtaatgtgggtttttcttgatacaataaaacgtgttttagagaaatttggtaaatattttaaaagctattgaactttcaaaataagtaaaaacttgcaatgctactgaggtttttgcaatgctgtatattccaatggtattttggcatggataaaatcagtttttgctttagtattaaagaataaaagtttaaaaataaaaattgtagtgtgtaatgtgggtttttcttgatacaataaaacgtgttttagagaaatttggtaaatattttaaaagctattgaactttcaaaataaataaaaacttgcaatgctactgaggtttttgcaatgctgtatattccaatggtattttggcatggataaaatcagtttttgctttagtattaaagaataaaagtttaaaaataaaaattgtagtgtgtaatgtgggtttttcttgagaccataaagtgtgttttagagaaatttggtaaatattttaaaagctattgaactttcaaaataagtaaaaacttgcaatgctactgaggtttttgcaatgctgtatGTTCCAATGGTATTTGGAATATACAAGTTTTTgctttagtattaaagaataaaagtttaaaaataaaaattgta encodes:
- the LOC134302813 gene encoding ribonuclease H-like, with protein sequence MVNMTEGLNSDPDAEPHCCEQITQKLLKCREDLEDTPLEDPDLTLFCDGCCYKGDKGLVASYAVVKQTNEGFIPVDSGIIEQPASAQLAELVAITKALEKAADQTVNIYTDSAYAHSALHLDGPQWIRRGLVTAQGTPIKNATQIFQLLKAVNKPKRVAKNLQCY